The Novipirellula caenicola genome contains a region encoding:
- a CDS encoding sugar phosphate isomerase/epimerase family protein — translation MTDFDSQTDSDAPQASSTKAAPAAGKPAVSSQRCNRRQAVAGAIATATALVGAGSIAASPQNEGQKLGSGSSGDPSGEANTNANKSNPIAVSTYSYWRYRDDSKLSIEECVDLAADAGFDAVEILHVQMQDESNATLQRIKQRAFRQGMSLCGLSTHQSFVSPDAAKRQEAIDHTNHCIELAYAMGIPTIRVNTGRWGTSGSFDELMANKGIEPRLEGYTDDDGFKWVRDSLEQCLSTAEKCGVVMGLENHWGLGRTADGVLRVVGEVDSPWLRVTLDTGNFLEDQYAQYKKLAPEAVFVQAKTYYGGGTWYTLEIDYAKVAAILKEANYRGYISLEFEGKEAHETAIPKSLGMLRNAFANA, via the coding sequence ATGACGGATTTCGACTCCCAAACCGATTCTGATGCTCCGCAGGCAAGTTCAACCAAGGCCGCCCCGGCCGCAGGGAAACCTGCTGTGTCATCACAGCGTTGTAATCGCCGTCAAGCAGTGGCCGGAGCGATCGCGACCGCAACCGCATTGGTGGGGGCCGGTTCGATCGCGGCTTCCCCTCAGAACGAGGGGCAAAAGCTTGGCTCGGGATCGAGCGGCGACCCATCTGGTGAAGCAAACACAAACGCAAACAAAAGTAACCCGATTGCGGTGTCAACCTATTCCTATTGGCGGTACCGCGACGACAGCAAGTTGTCGATCGAAGAATGCGTCGATTTGGCAGCGGACGCGGGGTTTGACGCGGTTGAGATTTTGCATGTGCAAATGCAAGACGAATCCAATGCGACGCTGCAACGGATCAAGCAGCGTGCGTTTCGCCAAGGCATGTCGCTGTGCGGATTGTCCACCCACCAATCGTTCGTCTCACCGGACGCGGCCAAACGTCAAGAAGCGATTGACCATACCAATCATTGCATCGAGCTTGCCTATGCGATGGGGATCCCGACCATTCGTGTGAACACCGGACGTTGGGGAACGTCAGGCAGTTTTGACGAGTTAATGGCAAACAAGGGGATCGAACCGCGACTGGAAGGGTACACCGATGACGACGGTTTTAAATGGGTGCGTGATTCGCTTGAGCAATGTCTGAGCACCGCAGAGAAATGTGGCGTTGTGATGGGGCTGGAAAATCACTGGGGACTTGGCCGCACCGCCGACGGCGTGTTGCGAGTGGTTGGCGAGGTCGATTCGCCTTGGTTACGCGTCACGCTGGATACCGGGAATTTTCTCGAGGACCAATACGCCCAATACAAAAAACTTGCACCCGAGGCGGTTTTTGTCCAGGCGAAAACTTATTATGGCGGCGGCACTTGGTACACGCTTGAGATCGATTACGCAAAAGTGGCCGCAATCCTCAAAGAAGCCAATTATCGTGGCTACATCTCGCTCGAGTTCGAGGGCAAAGAGGCTCACGAGACCGCGATCCCCAAGAGTCTTGGCATGCTTCGCAATGCCTTTGCCAACGCGTAG
- a CDS encoding Hsp70 family protein encodes MSNPDSIADEIDSRPSRYVVGIDLGTTNCALCFIDTEKEPWSTETFSIPQWIDFGQCENRETLPSFHYELTDDERSGAHRLPWQDDAMPYCVGVLARDAGHRHPGRRAASAKSWLSHEGVDRTADLLPWHGDADVSRLSPVDASARYLEHLRSAWDHQHLDDPLAQQDVVITLPASFDEVARELTVAAAKKAGLSRVYLIEEPQAAFYAWIDRQRDQWQNSVQPGQLILVCDIGGGTTDLTLIRVRAAGESGEQIQFHRVAVGDHLILGGDNLDLAVAKLAEAKIIASGASHSLSPSQWDRLVQVSRTVKETMLQNDRPESYTINLPSEGSRLVGGSIQVEVTAAEIDATLMDGFFPTVDLDATAVAGDSGFQEFGLPYAADAAITRHLAEFLKTHRRTGLDEQDDDSAERPALVLFNGGVMSAPAVRQRIVESLARWFAEDDEDWKPRVLESPRLDLAVAQGAAYYAGVRRGHGVRIAANLGRSYYMQVADHPPRGLCLIPGTAEAGQRFRADEHPLELQIGAPVQFPLWVSSTRLADSVGALIEIDRKEFSPLPPICTALVQGKRRTDETINVVIEAELSEIGTVGLYCVDNQSSKRWRLEFDIRSTLETDRDAHTGIGETRGIVDSDTVTRCAEAIESVFGESAAKLKPNQLVKRLQEVTESHRNEWPPSLLRDQWQFLLDHQSGRRKSPQHESRWLNLVGFCLRPGYGVAVDDWRVSQVWRCVHNKLVFPAAASRTESMILWRRISGGLTAGQQAQLAAPWISALKNRTRKVEPHEAAEAWRLIGSLERLPVSDKVTLGRIAIEAVAQKKNEKIRHALLWAIGRLGSRQPLYGPLNGCIGASEIADWIESLIRLDRSTDAANHESVWMLALVQIARMTGDRYRDLPAEVRDEVVQYLTARSAPPHYLELLKSVGRLESEEEAAIFGDTLPLGIRLVR; translated from the coding sequence GTGTCAAATCCTGATTCCATTGCTGACGAAATCGACTCTCGCCCCTCACGCTATGTGGTGGGGATCGATTTAGGGACGACCAACTGCGCTCTCTGCTTTATCGACACGGAAAAGGAACCTTGGTCCACCGAAACCTTTTCGATTCCTCAGTGGATTGATTTCGGTCAATGCGAGAATCGAGAAACGCTGCCGTCATTTCACTACGAATTGACCGACGATGAACGATCCGGTGCGCACCGTTTGCCTTGGCAAGACGACGCGATGCCCTATTGCGTCGGAGTCTTGGCTCGAGATGCAGGGCACCGGCATCCAGGCCGGCGAGCGGCGTCGGCCAAGAGCTGGCTTTCGCACGAAGGCGTCGATCGCACCGCCGATCTGTTGCCATGGCATGGTGATGCCGACGTCAGCCGATTGTCACCGGTCGACGCGTCGGCCCGCTACTTGGAACATTTGCGGTCCGCTTGGGATCATCAACATCTCGATGATCCGTTGGCTCAGCAGGATGTCGTGATCACGCTGCCCGCGTCGTTTGACGAGGTAGCAAGAGAATTGACAGTGGCTGCAGCCAAAAAAGCAGGCTTGTCACGAGTCTATTTGATCGAAGAACCGCAAGCCGCGTTCTATGCCTGGATCGACCGGCAACGCGATCAATGGCAAAACAGCGTACAGCCAGGTCAATTGATTTTGGTCTGTGATATCGGCGGGGGCACCACCGACTTAACCTTGATCCGAGTTCGCGCGGCGGGTGAATCGGGCGAGCAAATTCAATTTCACCGCGTTGCCGTCGGCGATCACTTGATCCTCGGGGGCGACAACTTGGATCTGGCGGTCGCTAAGCTGGCCGAAGCAAAAATCATCGCTTCGGGTGCGAGCCACTCGTTGTCGCCGAGCCAGTGGGATCGTTTGGTCCAGGTGTCCCGGACGGTCAAGGAAACGATGCTGCAAAACGATCGCCCCGAATCCTACACGATCAATCTGCCCTCGGAAGGCAGTCGATTGGTCGGTGGCAGCATCCAGGTCGAAGTCACCGCCGCCGAAATCGATGCCACGTTGATGGATGGTTTCTTTCCGACGGTCGATTTAGACGCGACCGCCGTCGCCGGTGACAGCGGATTCCAAGAGTTCGGGCTGCCCTATGCAGCCGATGCGGCGATCACACGACATTTGGCCGAATTTCTAAAGACGCATCGCCGCACCGGACTTGATGAACAAGACGATGATTCGGCAGAACGACCGGCGTTGGTGTTATTTAACGGTGGGGTGATGTCCGCGCCGGCGGTGCGTCAGCGGATTGTCGAATCGCTCGCGCGTTGGTTCGCCGAGGATGACGAGGACTGGAAACCTCGCGTTCTGGAATCACCAAGACTCGATTTGGCGGTCGCACAAGGCGCAGCCTATTACGCCGGCGTGCGTCGTGGGCACGGAGTTCGAATTGCCGCGAATCTGGGACGATCCTATTACATGCAGGTCGCCGACCATCCACCGCGAGGGTTGTGTTTGATCCCCGGCACGGCGGAAGCAGGGCAGCGGTTTCGCGCCGATGAACACCCATTGGAACTACAAATCGGTGCGCCGGTTCAGTTTCCATTGTGGGTCAGCAGCACGCGATTGGCCGATTCGGTCGGGGCGTTGATTGAAATCGATCGCAAAGAATTCTCGCCATTGCCGCCGATTTGCACGGCGTTGGTCCAGGGCAAACGACGCACCGACGAAACGATCAACGTCGTCATCGAAGCCGAGTTGAGTGAGATCGGAACCGTCGGGCTGTACTGTGTTGATAACCAGTCGAGCAAACGTTGGCGATTGGAATTCGATATCCGCAGCACGCTGGAAACCGATCGTGATGCGCACACAGGAATCGGCGAAACACGCGGGATTGTCGATTCGGACACCGTGACGCGGTGCGCCGAAGCGATCGAAAGCGTGTTTGGCGAATCGGCAGCCAAGCTAAAGCCCAATCAGTTGGTCAAACGGTTGCAAGAGGTCACCGAATCGCACCGCAACGAGTGGCCTCCGTCATTGCTGCGAGATCAGTGGCAATTTCTGCTGGACCATCAATCAGGACGCCGCAAATCGCCACAGCACGAGTCACGCTGGTTGAACCTCGTCGGCTTCTGTTTGCGACCGGGCTATGGAGTCGCCGTCGATGATTGGCGAGTTTCTCAGGTGTGGCGATGTGTGCACAACAAGTTGGTGTTCCCAGCGGCGGCATCGCGTACCGAATCGATGATTTTGTGGCGACGGATCTCGGGCGGTTTGACCGCAGGCCAACAAGCTCAGTTGGCAGCGCCGTGGATCAGCGCTCTCAAGAACCGCACTCGCAAAGTTGAGCCCCACGAGGCCGCCGAAGCGTGGCGATTGATCGGATCGCTAGAGCGTTTGCCGGTCAGCGACAAAGTCACCTTAGGACGAATTGCGATCGAAGCGGTTGCCCAAAAGAAGAACGAAAAAATCCGTCATGCGTTGCTCTGGGCCATCGGCCGGCTGGGCAGTCGTCAACCGCTGTACGGACCGCTCAATGGCTGTATCGGCGCCAGCGAAATCGCCGACTGGATCGAGTCACTGATTCGTCTGGATCGCAGCACCGACGCTGCGAATCACGAATCGGTCTGGATGCTCGCGTTGGTTCAAATTGCCCGCATGACCGGCGACCGCTATCGGGATCTTCCCGCTGAGGTGCGAGACGAGGTCGTGCAGTACTTGACGGCAAGATCGGCGCCGCCTCATTACCTGGAACTACTCAAGTCGGTCGGACGACTGGAAAGCGAAGAGGAAGCGGCGATCTTTGGTGACACCCTGCCGCTGGGAATCCGGCTGGTGCGATAA
- a CDS encoding sulfatase-like hydrolase/transferase, translating to MPSINTLLIRSRSRMVLVATAATFILGVIANAAGDEDVSSNAAAAANGRPNIVLVMTDDQGWGQTGYYNHPVLKTPYLDAMSENGLRMDRFYAGAPVCSPTRASVLTGRSNDRTGVQSHGYALRRQETTIASVLKDAGYVTGHFGKWHLNGLRGAGVPVLHTDNHHPGHFGFDQWVSVTNFFDRDPLMSRRGKFEQFTGDSSDVAMTEAIDFISRQSKANQPFFTVVWFGSPHSPWLADDEDLKPFASLDKDSRHHYGELVAMDRSIGTLRDSLRRLGIAENTLVWYCSDNGGLPKITPDTVGGLRGNKGSLYEGGLRVPAIVEWPATIQPRVTNYPACTMDIFPTLVDLLSLAPSVAPNPLDGVSLKPLFHEEIESREKPIPFRFSNKAALIDNDFKLLAENLDRSKFVLYDLNNDPTETTDVTAEHPQVAKRMQKSLVEWNESVKASVAGKDYPEGRVDPDHPEPRWWTEVEDYKPFFDQWQDRWEYARYFKTKRK from the coding sequence ATGCCATCGATCAACACGCTGCTCATTCGATCTCGGTCTCGCATGGTTTTAGTCGCTACCGCTGCTACGTTCATCCTCGGTGTGATCGCTAACGCAGCGGGCGACGAGGATGTTTCGAGCAATGCGGCGGCTGCGGCGAACGGGCGGCCCAATATTGTGTTGGTGATGACGGACGATCAGGGGTGGGGGCAGACGGGTTACTACAATCACCCAGTTCTTAAAACTCCCTATCTTGATGCGATGTCCGAGAATGGATTGCGAATGGACCGGTTCTATGCCGGTGCTCCGGTCTGTTCGCCGACGCGAGCCAGTGTGTTGACCGGACGCTCAAACGACCGCACCGGGGTCCAGTCGCATGGCTACGCACTTCGACGTCAAGAAACCACAATCGCCAGCGTGCTGAAGGATGCCGGCTATGTCACGGGCCACTTTGGAAAATGGCACCTCAATGGACTACGTGGCGCCGGAGTCCCCGTGCTGCATACCGACAACCATCATCCTGGACATTTTGGTTTTGACCAATGGGTTTCGGTCACCAATTTCTTTGACCGCGATCCGCTGATGAGCCGGCGTGGCAAGTTCGAACAATTCACGGGCGATTCGTCGGACGTGGCAATGACCGAAGCGATTGACTTTATTTCACGACAATCCAAAGCGAACCAACCGTTCTTTACCGTCGTCTGGTTCGGGTCACCCCATTCGCCTTGGTTGGCCGACGACGAGGACTTGAAACCGTTCGCGTCGCTCGACAAAGATTCGCGGCACCACTACGGCGAATTGGTGGCGATGGACCGCAGCATCGGCACCTTGCGAGACTCGCTGCGGCGACTCGGGATCGCAGAGAACACGTTGGTTTGGTACTGCAGCGACAATGGTGGGTTGCCCAAGATCACACCCGATACCGTCGGTGGGCTGCGCGGCAACAAGGGAAGTTTGTATGAAGGTGGGCTGCGTGTTCCCGCGATCGTCGAGTGGCCTGCGACGATCCAACCACGCGTCACGAACTATCCCGCCTGTACGATGGATATCTTTCCGACCCTGGTCGACCTGTTGTCGCTCGCCCCATCGGTCGCGCCGAATCCGCTGGATGGCGTCAGCTTGAAGCCGCTGTTTCACGAAGAGATCGAATCACGTGAAAAACCAATTCCCTTTCGTTTTTCGAATAAGGCGGCGCTGATCGACAACGACTTCAAATTGCTCGCAGAAAACCTGGATCGATCCAAGTTCGTGCTTTACGACTTGAACAACGATCCTACCGAAACCACCGATGTGACGGCCGAGCATCCGCAGGTGGCAAAGCGAATGCAGAAGTCACTCGTCGAGTGGAACGAATCGGTCAAAGCCAGCGTGGCCGGAAAAGACTACCCCGAAGGCCGGGTAGACCCGGATCATCCCGAGCCTCGGTGGTGGACCGAAGTCGAGGACTACAAACCCTTCTTTGACCAATGGCAGGATCGCTGGGAGTACGCTCGATACTTCAAGACGAAACGCAAATGA